The proteins below come from a single Drosophila teissieri strain GT53w chromosome 3L, Prin_Dtei_1.1, whole genome shotgun sequence genomic window:
- the LOC122616858 gene encoding probable deoxycytidylate deaminase — protein MAQDLKSHMTKSPENHKRKDYLHWDDYFMATSLLSAKRSKDPVTQVGACIVDSQNRIVAIGYNGFPRNCSDDVFPWSKAKKGAQDFDPLEDKKMYVVHAEANAILNTNGMSLTGTRLYTTLFPCNECAKLIIQVGISQVLYLSDKYADKSTYRASKRMLDAVGVEYKRHIPQKKSIIIDFDTFPEEDPNASLGLNDLHM, from the exons ATGGCTCAAGATCTGAAATCTCATATGACAAAGTCACCTGAGAACCACAAAAGAAAGGACTATCTGCATTGGGATGACTACTTTATGGCCACCTCCCTGCTATCTGCTAAACGCAGCAAAGATCCCGTCACCCAAGTGGGCGCCTGCATCGTAGATTCACAGAATCGGATAGTGGCCATTGGATACAATGGGTTCCCACGAAACTGCAGTGATGACGTGTTTCCATGGTCAAAGGCTAAGAAAGGCGCGCAGGACTTTGATCCCCTGGAAGACAAGAAAATGTACGTGGTCCACGCGGAGGCCAATGCAATCTTGAACACCAATGGCATGAGTTTGACAGGAACGCGTCTGTATACTACACTATTTCCCTGCAATGAATGTGCCAAGCTCATCATACAG GTGGGGATTTCTCAGGTGCTTTATTTGTCCGACAAGTATGCGGATAAGTCCACATATCGTGCATCCAAGCGAATGCTGGATGCAGTGGGCGTGGAGTATAAGCGACACattccccaaaaaaaaagtatcatCATTGATTTTGACACGTTCCCAGAAGAAGATCCGAACGCGTCTCTGGGCCTTAACGACCTACATATGTAA
- the LOC122618283 gene encoding clathrin light chain, with the protein MDFGDDFAAKEEVDPAAEFLAREQSALGDLEAEITGGSASAPPVASTDEGLGELLGGTASEGDLLSAGGTGGLESSTGSFEVIGGESNEPVGISGPPPSREEPEKIRKWREEQKQRLEEKDIEEERKKEELRQQSKKELDDWLRQIGESISKTKLASRNAEKQAATLENGSIEPGTEWERIAKLCDFNPKVNKAGKDVSRMRSIYLHLKQNPIQVQKTT; encoded by the coding sequence ATGGACTTTGGAGACGATTTTGCTGCCAAGGAGGAGGTGGATCCGGCGGCCGAGTTCCTGGCGCGCGAACAGTCCGCTCTCGGGGACTTAGAGGCGGAGATTACGGGGGGATCTGCATCAGCTCCTCCGGTTGCATCCACAGACGAAGGCCTGGGTGAACTCCTCGGAGGCACCGCCTCCGAAGGTGATCTGCTCTCTGCTGGCGGCACTGGTGGCTTGGAATCCTCCACAGGCAGTTTCGAGGTCATTGGCGGCGAGTCCAATGAACCCGTGGGCATATCCGGTCCACCTCCCTCGCGGGAAGAGCCCGAAAAGATACGCAAATGGCGCGAAGAGCAGAAGCAACGACTGGAGGAGAAGGACATCGAGGAGGAGCGCAAAAAGGAGGAACTCCGGCAGCAGTCCAAGAAGGAGCTGGACGATTGGTTGCGTCAGATTGGCGAGTCCATATCGAAGACCAAGCTGGCGTCCAGGAATGCCGAGAAACAAGCCGCCACACTGGAGAACGGCAGCATCGAGCCTGGCACCGAATGGGAGCGCATAGCCAAGCTCTGCGACTTCAATCCCAAGGTGAACAAGGCGGGCAAGGACGTCTCCCGCATGCGATCCATCTACCTGCACCTCAAGCAGAATCCCATCCAGGTGCAGAAGACCACCTAG